Proteins co-encoded in one Candidatus Melainabacteria bacterium genomic window:
- the rpsG gene encoding 30S ribosomal protein S7, whose product MPRKGKVDKRKVSADTRYKSIHIQRFINRIMQRGKKSIAQKIVYNSLDLIKQKSDQEPVETFKKAIKNVTPLVKVKARRIGGSTYQVPIEVGQFEGESLGSRWLITAARKRPGKSMMEKLTNELIDAANGQGTAVKKREDTHKMAEANKAFAHYRY is encoded by the coding sequence ATGCCACGTAAAGGAAAAGTAGATAAAAGAAAAGTCTCTGCAGACACAAGATATAAATCTATTCACATACAAAGATTTATAAACCGCATAATGCAAAGAGGTAAAAAATCAATAGCACAAAAAATTGTTTACAACTCACTGGATTTAATAAAACAAAAAAGCGATCAAGAACCTGTGGAAACTTTTAAAAAAGCAATTAAAAATGTTACACCGCTTGTAAAAGTAAAAGCACGTAGAATTGGTGGAAGCACTTATCAAGTTCCTATTGAAGTAGGACAATTTGAAGGTGAGTCTCTAGGTTCAAGATGGTTAATTACAGCTGCAAGAAAAAGGCCAGGAAAATCCATGATGGAAAAATTAACCAATGAATTAATTGATGCAGCAAATGGCCAAGGTACTGCTGTTAAAAAACGGGAAGACACACATAAAATGGCAGAAGCAAACAAAGCATTTGCTCACTATAGATATTAA
- a CDS encoding 30S ribosomal protein S12: protein MPTINQLVRKERKKTKVKTKSPALQSCPLKRGVCTQVKTTTPKKPNSALRKIARVKLTNGAEITAYIPGIGHNLQEHSVVLVRGGRVKDLPGVRYHIVRGALDAQGVKDRKQGRSKYGAKEGQAPPVTTATTPTGGKVA, encoded by the coding sequence ATGCCTACAATAAATCAGCTAGTTAGAAAAGAACGAAAAAAAACAAAAGTAAAAACAAAATCACCTGCCCTGCAATCATGTCCCTTAAAGAGGGGGGTTTGTACCCAAGTAAAAACAACTACACCTAAAAAACCAAATTCAGCTTTAAGAAAAATAGCAAGGGTAAAGCTTACAAACGGTGCAGAAATTACAGCTTACATTCCTGGAATAGGCCACAATCTTCAAGAACACTCAGTTGTTTTAGTAAGAGGTGGGAGAGTTAAGGATTTACCAGGTGTTAGGTACCACATTGTTAGGGGTGCACTTGATGCACAAGGTGTAAAAGACAGAAAACAAGGTAGATCTAAATATGGTGCAAAAGAAGGTCAAGCCCCTCCAGTTACAACTGCCACAACACCTACAGGAGGAAAAGTAGCTTAA
- a CDS encoding PAS domain S-box protein, whose product MRIKAEELLDAIVSCSPDGYISSDEFGKITFVNETIERITGWSLEELLGMDTRKVYALPESLSVKISTGELSREQQAATLFRHDGKKLILKARQIEIKSKSNNQNKNKFKGYLTIFHIDDSLDSNIDQAQIEFISTVSHELRTPLTSIKGFAETLLRSGDKLTEENKKKYITIVKEQAERLTRLVEDLLAVSRLESQNFELTIRALNIVKCINKVYDSLASKSTEHKIVKKVEKDIPLVWADADKLEQILTNLIDNAIKYSPKGSRVSISVSSILSEKNVKNKLKIEITDQGIGISAHDLPKIFSKFGRLDNPLTRQTQGTGLGLFITKSLVLTLKGEIFVTSKPGETTFTVILPAVIPNQGIPLTSEVISNKGG is encoded by the coding sequence ATGAGAATTAAAGCAGAAGAATTGTTAGACGCTATTGTTTCATGTTCTCCAGATGGTTATATATCATCTGATGAGTTTGGGAAAATTACTTTTGTAAATGAAACAATTGAGCGAATTACAGGATGGAGTTTAGAAGAGTTATTAGGGATGGATACTCGAAAGGTGTATGCATTGCCTGAAAGCTTATCAGTAAAAATAAGCACTGGTGAGTTAAGTAGAGAACAGCAGGCAGCTACTTTATTTAGGCATGACGGTAAAAAATTAATCTTAAAAGCTAGACAAATTGAAATTAAATCCAAGTCAAATAACCAAAATAAAAATAAATTTAAAGGATACCTGACAATTTTTCATATTGACGATTCTTTAGATTCGAATATAGATCAAGCACAAATTGAGTTTATAAGTACTGTTAGTCATGAACTTAGGACACCACTAACAAGTATTAAAGGCTTTGCAGAAACGTTATTAAGATCTGGAGATAAATTAACAGAAGAAAATAAGAAGAAATATATAACAATAGTTAAAGAACAAGCTGAAAGACTTACTAGATTGGTAGAAGATTTGCTTGCAGTATCAAGATTAGAATCTCAAAATTTTGAGCTTACAATAAGAGCATTGAATATAGTTAAATGCATAAATAAAGTTTATGACTCATTAGCTTCAAAATCCACTGAACATAAAATAGTTAAAAAAGTAGAAAAAGATATACCGCTTGTTTGGGCAGATGCAGACAAGCTAGAACAGATACTAACAAATCTTATAGATAATGCTATTAAATATTCACCTAAAGGTTCAAGGGTTTCAATATCAGTATCTTCTATTTTAAGTGAAAAGAATGTAAAAAATAAATTAAAGATTGAAATTACTGATCAAGGCATTGGAATAAGTGCACATGATCTACCTAAAATTTTCAGTAAGTTTGGTAGATTGGATAATCCTTTAACTAGGCAGACACAAGGTACTGGCTTGGGATTGTTTATTACTAAATCATTAGTTTTGACTTTGAAAGGGGAAATATTTGTAACAAGTAAACCAGGTGAAACAACATTTACAGTAATTTTGCCTGCTGTAATCCCTAACCAAGGAATACCTTTAACTTCAGAAGTAATTTCAAATAAAGGAGGTTAA
- a CDS encoding response regulator, whose protein sequence is MTSIQLTPRILLISNEDNKNITSALKQAGFKIEVVNEISSAESSLKMLKPDLILIYSEMTGDHGLNFCGFVKTIEITPRPVIVFLVHENNPDERVEVLRAGADDVISYPISGKEIAFRVMAHIRRRHETHVNLLTGLPDAVIIGNILEHCLAEIDNWAVLSIDLDNLRVYNEAYGEARGDQMIKALAAVLKSVLSGDDFLAHRDSDDFLLVVRNKNAEAIAEEICRRFDFIAPRFYTKEDAQRGYVIGVGPKGIRRRIPLVSISIGVTAKGRRNFLSALEVLQAARDMRYLAKSKNGSDWVSDRLRLPVSEQIQTEKRIKILVIEPDASMSLLLRDTLELEGYVVEVAHSTNEAWYLINNWRPELILLETEIVSSDTSGWDLARKIKQDPNLASIWLVMSTKSSDYSKALECGCDLYLPKPYELQVLFSEIRYLLRARIKSSVLII, encoded by the coding sequence ATGACTTCTATTCAACTTACACCTAGAATACTTTTAATAAGCAATGAAGACAATAAGAATATTACATCTGCACTAAAGCAAGCTGGTTTTAAAATTGAAGTAGTTAATGAAATTAGCAGTGCAGAAAGTAGTCTTAAGATGCTTAAACCTGATCTCATTCTCATATATAGTGAGATGACAGGTGATCATGGATTAAATTTTTGTGGATTTGTAAAAACTATTGAAATTACTCCTCGTCCAGTTATTGTTTTTCTAGTTCATGAAAATAATCCTGATGAAAGAGTAGAAGTCCTTAGAGCAGGTGCAGATGATGTGATTTCTTATCCAATTTCTGGAAAAGAAATTGCATTCCGAGTAATGGCGCATATAAGAAGAAGACATGAGACACATGTTAATTTACTTACGGGATTGCCAGATGCAGTGATTATAGGCAATATATTAGAGCATTGTTTAGCTGAAATAGACAATTGGGCTGTTCTATCAATTGATTTAGATAATTTAAGAGTTTATAACGAGGCTTATGGAGAAGCACGTGGAGATCAAATGATTAAAGCTTTAGCAGCAGTTTTAAAATCAGTGCTAAGTGGTGATGATTTTCTGGCTCATCGTGATAGTGATGACTTCTTACTTGTAGTAAGAAACAAAAATGCTGAAGCAATTGCTGAAGAAATTTGTAGAAGGTTTGATTTTATTGCACCAAGATTTTATACAAAAGAAGATGCACAAAGAGGCTATGTAATTGGTGTAGGTCCTAAAGGAATAAGAAGAAGAATACCATTAGTATCAATCAGTATTGGTGTTACAGCTAAAGGTCGTCGTAATTTTTTAAGTGCTTTAGAAGTCCTTCAAGCTGCTAGAGACATGAGGTATTTAGCAAAAAGTAAAAATGGATCAGATTGGGTAAGTGATAGGCTTAGGTTGCCTGTAAGTGAACAAATACAAACCGAAAAAAGAATAAAAATTTTAGTTATTGAACCTGATGCTTCTATGTCCTTGCTTTTAAGAGATACCTTAGAGCTAGAAGGTTATGTTGTAGAAGTTGCTCATAGTACTAATGAAGCATGGTATTTAATTAATAATTGGCGTCCAGAACTAATTTTATTGGAAACTGAAATTGTTTCTAGTGATACAAGTGGTTGGGACTTAGCAAGAAAGATTAAACAAGATCCTAACTTAGCAAGTATATGGCTTGTAATGAGTACTAAAAGTTCAGATTATAGTAAAGCACTTGAATGTGGATGTGATCTTTATTTACCAAAACCATATGAGTTACAGGTTTTGTTTTCAGAGATTAGATATCTTTTAAGGGCAAGAATTAAATCAAGTGTATTAATCATCTGA
- a CDS encoding bifunctional nuclease family protein: MIEMFVTGIALDVRNNHPLVILNDSTKKRALPIWIGHAEAQAIARALEGFKPERPLTHDLMIQIIEGTGHKVHHIEINDLTENTYFSSIVLQNSISELVPIDSRPSDAIAISLRVDCPILISEKVFSTGTIPTEFESDEDDTEAFKDFLQNVKASDFKLTTSDD, from the coding sequence ATGATTGAAATGTTTGTAACAGGAATAGCATTAGATGTAAGGAATAATCATCCTTTAGTCATATTAAATGATTCTACAAAAAAAAGAGCTTTGCCTATCTGGATTGGACATGCAGAAGCACAAGCTATAGCTAGAGCACTAGAAGGATTTAAACCTGAAAGACCTTTAACACATGATTTAATGATCCAAATTATTGAGGGGACAGGGCATAAAGTACACCACATAGAAATCAATGACTTAACTGAAAACACATATTTCTCATCCATAGTTTTACAAAACTCAATTAGCGAGCTCGTCCCTATTGACTCACGTCCAAGTGATGCAATTGCTATCTCATTAAGAGTTGATTGCCCAATACTAATTTCTGAAAAAGTATTTTCTACTGGTACAATTCCAACTGAGTTTGAATCAGATGAAGATGATACAGAAGCATTTAAAGACTTCTTACAAAATGTAAAAGCCTCTGACTTTAAATTAACAACCTCAGATGATTAA
- a CDS encoding DNA polymerase III subunit alpha — MQVETKDIPQHVPLHLHTEYSLLDGASRIKDIVKKAKLNNMPAIAVTDHGVVYGALELYKTATSEGIKPIIGCEVYIVNGDHHDRSVRSPLYHLILLAKNDKGYINLSKIVTESNLKGFYYKPRINKEFLKKHSSDLIALTACLGGEVPNIILSGQYERAREIAEFYKSIFKDDFYLEIQDHKIPEEKYVNPLMVNLSKELKIKIVATNDSHFTNKEDAISHDALLCLQTNKFVKDYPRLHFTGTEYLKNGFEMSLLFSDHLDEETIKQAVLITPLEIAEKIKDYKILSNTYTRLPEYPINPNHTKESFLSELVWKGIKQRYGEINSEIKERTEHELEVIFNLGFANYFLIVWDFIKFAKDNKIAVGPGRGSAAGSIVAYALNITDIDPLRYDLLFERFLNPERKALPDIDTDFCIERRDEVLEYVRKKYGNDRVAQIITFNKLASRAVIKDMARVLDYPYSESEKIAKLIPVVRGKPRELAWMKENHSEFTHQYKSSADFKEIITLAEKLEGINKTFGVHAAGVVISDKPLDEIVPLSKNNEGTTITQYSMDDLAYLGLLKMDFLGLRNLTMLNKAIEIIKQTRNISIDLNSIPLNDEKVFKMISDGHLAGVFQLETSSGMRQVARDMKPSTIEDLSALIALFRPGPLDTGMINEFIDRKNGRKEIRYLLPELEPILKDTYGSIVYQEQIMQIAQKLAGFTLGEADLLRQAMGKKKPKEMAKYRLKFIDGFKRNKHDSRHAEEIYDMMVSFAEYCFNKSHSAAYGMLTYQTAYLKTNYPIEYMTALLSSVKDDQDKLKYYMAECKKMSILIMPPDINLSGVNFTSDTKNNSIRFGLTAIKNIGEGAVNEIIKARAENGSFNSLNEFCNLVDLRVINKKALESLIKSGAFDSLKETRKHMVESIDEIISLAQKRKETILSGQLNLFGSSIDTSFLLNGSSKSTRSKHEEYTKKELLLMEKELTGFYITSHPLDNIPDYLIKSTTCNIAELQEIPDNSEIILIAVISNVNKKLTKANKIIGIVQLEDIYGKIEAVIFSSELMQYGEFLVPETPVIILGRVQQKSEGDISLQIKAMQPLENVKVLSIEITSDTTKNSDAYTTIHSLRSTLQKEKPNPLYPVLIKIKENNKTFVLDHKFWTQPQESLTTSITKLFPKTNVEILEPFNNNLLKSTFKEQLSSVS; from the coding sequence ATGCAAGTCGAAACAAAAGATATCCCCCAACATGTACCTCTTCATCTTCATACAGAATATAGTTTGCTTGATGGTGCAAGCAGAATAAAAGATATTGTAAAAAAAGCAAAATTAAACAATATGCCTGCTATTGCTGTTACTGATCATGGTGTTGTGTATGGAGCTTTGGAACTTTATAAGACAGCAACAAGCGAAGGTATTAAACCTATTATCGGCTGTGAAGTATACATTGTAAATGGAGATCATCATGACAGGTCTGTACGAAGTCCTCTTTACCATTTAATCCTTCTTGCAAAAAATGATAAAGGTTATATAAATCTCTCAAAAATAGTTACTGAAAGTAACTTAAAAGGCTTTTACTACAAACCAAGAATAAATAAAGAGTTTTTAAAAAAACATTCTTCAGATTTAATAGCTCTTACAGCATGTCTTGGTGGTGAAGTACCTAACATAATTTTAAGTGGACAATATGAACGTGCAAGAGAAATAGCAGAGTTCTACAAGAGTATTTTTAAAGATGATTTTTATTTAGAAATTCAGGATCACAAAATCCCTGAAGAAAAATATGTAAACCCATTAATGGTAAATTTATCCAAAGAATTAAAAATAAAAATTGTAGCAACAAACGACAGTCATTTTACAAATAAAGAAGATGCTATCTCACATGATGCACTACTATGTCTTCAAACAAATAAATTTGTAAAAGATTATCCAAGATTGCATTTCACAGGTACTGAATATTTAAAAAACGGTTTTGAAATGTCCTTGTTATTTTCAGATCACTTAGATGAAGAAACAATTAAGCAAGCTGTTTTAATTACTCCTCTTGAAATTGCTGAAAAAATAAAAGATTATAAAATTTTATCCAACACTTATACTAGGCTGCCAGAATACCCAATTAACCCTAATCATACAAAAGAATCATTTTTATCTGAACTGGTTTGGAAAGGAATTAAACAAAGATATGGTGAGATTAATTCTGAAATAAAAGAAAGAACAGAACATGAGTTAGAAGTAATTTTTAATCTTGGATTTGCTAATTATTTTTTAATTGTTTGGGATTTTATAAAATTTGCAAAAGACAATAAAATTGCTGTAGGGCCAGGAAGAGGTTCTGCAGCAGGTTCAATTGTTGCATATGCACTAAATATTACTGATATTGATCCACTAAGATACGATCTACTGTTTGAAAGATTTTTAAATCCTGAAAGAAAAGCACTTCCTGATATTGATACAGATTTTTGTATTGAAAGAAGAGATGAGGTCTTAGAATATGTAAGAAAAAAATATGGTAATGATAGGGTTGCACAAATAATTACATTTAATAAGCTAGCTTCAAGAGCAGTAATTAAAGATATGGCAAGAGTCCTTGATTATCCTTACAGTGAGTCAGAAAAGATTGCAAAACTAATTCCTGTTGTAAGAGGTAAACCAAGAGAACTTGCCTGGATGAAAGAAAATCACTCAGAGTTTACTCACCAATACAAATCCAGTGCAGATTTTAAAGAAATCATAACACTTGCAGAAAAATTAGAAGGAATAAATAAGACATTTGGTGTACATGCTGCAGGTGTTGTTATATCAGATAAACCGTTAGATGAAATTGTCCCTCTTTCAAAAAATAATGAAGGTACAACAATCACACAATACAGCATGGATGATCTAGCTTATTTAGGCCTTTTAAAAATGGATTTCTTAGGCTTAAGAAATTTAACCATGTTAAATAAAGCAATTGAAATAATTAAACAAACAAGGAACATATCTATAGATTTAAATTCCATTCCACTAAATGACGAAAAAGTTTTTAAGATGATTTCTGATGGACACTTAGCTGGAGTATTTCAGTTAGAAACATCATCAGGCATGAGACAAGTAGCTAGAGATATGAAACCTTCAACCATAGAAGACTTATCAGCTCTCATTGCTTTGTTTAGACCAGGACCATTAGATACAGGAATGATAAATGAGTTCATTGACAGAAAAAATGGTAGAAAAGAAATTCGTTACTTGTTGCCTGAATTAGAACCTATTTTAAAAGATACATATGGATCTATTGTTTACCAAGAACAAATAATGCAAATTGCACAAAAGCTTGCTGGATTTACACTTGGTGAAGCAGATTTACTAAGACAAGCTATGGGAAAGAAAAAACCAAAAGAGATGGCAAAATACCGTTTGAAATTTATAGATGGCTTTAAAAGAAACAAACACGATTCAAGACATGCTGAAGAAATCTATGACATGATGGTAAGTTTTGCAGAGTATTGTTTCAATAAGTCACACAGTGCTGCATACGGAATGCTTACTTACCAAACAGCTTATTTAAAAACAAATTATCCCATTGAGTATATGACAGCACTATTGTCCAGTGTAAAAGATGACCAAGATAAATTGAAATATTACATGGCTGAATGTAAAAAAATGAGTATTTTAATTATGCCTCCTGATATAAATTTATCTGGAGTAAATTTTACTTCTGACACAAAAAATAATTCCATAAGATTCGGGCTCACTGCTATTAAAAATATTGGCGAAGGCGCAGTAAATGAAATTATAAAAGCAAGAGCAGAAAATGGTAGTTTTAATTCCTTAAATGAATTTTGTAATCTTGTAGATTTAAGAGTTATAAACAAGAAAGCTTTAGAATCTTTAATTAAGTCAGGTGCTTTTGATTCATTAAAAGAAACTAGAAAGCACATGGTTGAATCAATTGATGAAATTATTAGTCTAGCTCAAAAAAGAAAAGAAACAATATTAAGTGGACAGTTAAATTTATTTGGTTCTTCAATTGATACATCTTTTTTGTTAAATGGAAGTTCTAAAAGTACAAGAAGTAAACATGAGGAATATACAAAAAAAGAATTATTACTCATGGAAAAAGAATTAACTGGCTTTTACATTACAAGTCATCCATTGGATAATATCCCTGATTACTTAATAAAATCTACAACCTGCAATATAGCTGAACTACAAGAAATTCCTGACAACAGCGAGATTATTTTAATAGCAGTTATTAGTAACGTTAATAAAAAACTTACCAAAGCAAATAAAATAATTGGCATAGTACAGCTAGAAGATATATATGGAAAAATAGAAGCTGTAATATTTTCAAGTGAGTTAATGCAATATGGAGAGTTTTTAGTTCCTGAAACGCCTGTAATTATTTTAGGCAGGGTCCAGCAAAAAAGTGAAGGCGATATAAGTCTACAAATAAAAGCAATGCAACCTCTAGAAAATGTAAAAGTTTTATCAATTGAAATTACTTCAGACACAACAAAAAATTCTGATGCTTACACCACAATTCATTCTTTAAGAAGTACCCTTCAAAAAGAAAAACCAAACCCTCTTTATCCAGTGTTAATTAAAATAAAAGAAAACAATAAAACTTTTGTACTTGACCACAAATTTTGGACTCAACCACAAGAAAGCTTAACAACGAGTATAACGAAACTGTTCCCCAAGACTAATGTTGAAATACTAGAACCATTTAATAACAATCTACTAAAAAGCACCTTTAAAGAGCAACTTTCTAGTGTTAGCTAG
- a CDS encoding DoxX family membrane protein has product MNLSKISLLLLRLSISYVWLTAGLSKLFNPQFINTFPATIKNLSQSSHFDFYSNYLTQYVLPHSYIFAQLTIWGEILTGVTFLLGFPMVIGTLVGIFMNINYYLVATSVPSQFINIILIFSQFAAYANKAGSLWGLEAKVVKK; this is encoded by the coding sequence ATGAACCTTAGTAAAATTTCTCTACTACTCCTTAGACTTTCAATAAGCTATGTTTGGCTTACAGCTGGTTTAAGTAAACTTTTTAATCCACAGTTTATTAATACTTTCCCTGCCACAATAAAAAACCTTTCACAATCTAGTCATTTTGATTTTTACAGTAATTATTTAACTCAGTATGTGTTACCTCATTCATATATTTTTGCTCAATTGACAATTTGGGGAGAAATCCTTACAGGAGTTACATTTCTTTTAGGATTCCCAATGGTTATTGGGACCCTTGTTGGAATATTTATGAATATAAATTACTACCTGGTTGCAACATCAGTACCTTCTCAATTTATAAATATCATATTAATTTTTTCACAATTTGCTGCTTATGCAAATAAAGCAGGAAGTCTCTGGGGACTTGAAGCTAAGGTAGTTAAAAAATAA
- the rpmA gene encoding 50S ribosomal protein L27, translating into MASKKGVGSTRNGRDSNPKYLGVKCFGGEKVLSGNIIIRQRGTKFHPGRNTGLGKDHTIFALTNGTIKFERRRGRQLVSVIPATS; encoded by the coding sequence ATGGCATCTAAAAAAGGTGTGGGTTCAACAAGAAATGGAAGAGACAGTAATCCTAAATACTTAGGAGTTAAATGCTTTGGTGGAGAAAAGGTTCTTTCAGGAAATATAATCATTAGACAAAGAGGAACTAAGTTTCATCCAGGAAGAAACACAGGACTTGGCAAAGATCATACAATATTTGCCCTTACAAACGGAACTATAAAATTTGAACGAAGAAGAGGCAGACAACTAGTTAGTGTTATACCTGCAACATCATGA
- the rplU gene encoding 50S ribosomal protein L21, with protein MYAVIETGGKQLKVKAGQNILVEKLPHNTDEKVSLSNVLMLVSGKESKIGSPFIKGAVVNGKIIEQGKNDKVVVYKMRPKKGTRKKQGHRQLHTKVFVDNIELDGKVLEKAEIRNKKG; from the coding sequence ATGTATGCAGTAATAGAAACAGGTGGAAAACAATTAAAAGTCAAAGCTGGCCAAAATATCCTTGTTGAAAAGCTTCCACACAACACAGATGAAAAGGTTTCCTTAAGTAATGTATTAATGTTAGTTTCAGGAAAAGAATCTAAGATTGGAAGCCCGTTTATTAAAGGTGCAGTTGTAAATGGAAAAATAATTGAGCAAGGTAAAAATGATAAAGTTGTAGTTTATAAAATGAGACCTAAAAAAGGTACTCGTAAAAAACAAGGGCATAGGCAACTGCATACTAAAGTCTTCGTTGACAATATAGAGCTTGATGGAAAAGTTCTTGAAAAAGCAGAAATAAGAAATAAAAAAGGATAA
- the smpB gene encoding SsrA-binding protein SmpB, translating to MVIENRKARYDYNIEDSIICGLVLTGTEIKSIRSGKAQLKDSFARIEKGEAWLYNCHISPYQFGNRFNHNPLRKRKLLLHKKEILRLYGKTREKNLVLIPLKIFFSNNFAKLELALAKSKKMYDKREAIKKKELQRTIKEAKSRS from the coding sequence ATGGTAATTGAAAATCGGAAAGCAAGGTATGATTATAATATTGAAGATTCAATTATCTGTGGTTTAGTTTTAACTGGTACAGAAATTAAATCAATAAGATCTGGAAAAGCACAACTTAAAGACAGTTTTGCAAGAATAGAAAAAGGAGAAGCATGGCTTTACAACTGCCATATTTCTCCTTACCAGTTTGGAAACAGGTTTAATCACAATCCACTTAGAAAAAGAAAACTTCTTTTACACAAAAAAGAAATCTTAAGGCTTTATGGAAAAACAAGAGAAAAAAACTTAGTATTAATTCCACTTAAAATTTTCTTTTCAAATAACTTTGCAAAATTAGAATTAGCTCTTGCAAAAAGTAAAAAGATGTATGACAAAAGGGAAGCTATTAAAAAGAAAGAATTGCAAAGGACTATAAAAGAAGCTAAGTCGAGAAGTTAA
- a CDS encoding UMP kinase, with protein sequence MSKLAYKRILLKLSGEALMGSEPNGIDTKIVNQIAEEVKSAHELGVQIAVVVGGGNIFRGVQASAALGMDRAAADYVGMLATIMNSLILQGVLESIGVNTRVQSAIEMRAIAEPYIRRRAIRHLEKERVVIFAAGTGNPFFTTDTTAVLRAAEVDADILLMAKHGTDGVYDSDPKRNSAAKKYNHLTYNEVLSKELKVIDAAAVALAQESNIPIIVFDFSSKGLINQIVQGEKIGTYIGNRLQVQKR encoded by the coding sequence ATGTCAAAGTTAGCATATAAAAGAATCTTACTTAAATTATCAGGCGAAGCCTTAATGGGTTCCGAGCCAAATGGGATTGATACAAAAATAGTAAATCAAATAGCAGAGGAAGTAAAAAGTGCTCATGAGCTTGGAGTTCAAATAGCAGTAGTAGTTGGAGGTGGAAATATTTTTAGGGGTGTTCAAGCAAGTGCAGCTTTAGGCATGGATAGAGCTGCAGCAGATTATGTAGGTATGTTAGCTACTATAATGAACAGCCTTATCTTACAAGGTGTCTTAGAGTCAATTGGTGTAAACACAAGGGTTCAATCAGCAATAGAAATGAGAGCAATTGCTGAGCCTTATATTAGAAGAAGAGCAATCAGGCATCTTGAAAAAGAAAGAGTAGTTATCTTTGCAGCAGGAACTGGGAATCCATTTTTTACTACAGACACTACAGCAGTATTAAGAGCAGCAGAAGTAGATGCAGATATTTTGCTTATGGCAAAACATGGTACTGATGGTGTTTATGATAGCGACCCGAAAAGAAACTCAGCTGCAAAAAAATATAATCACCTAACTTACAATGAAGTTTTAAGTAAAGAACTAAAAGTAATTGATGCAGCAGCAGTAGCACTTGCTCAAGAGAGCAACATCCCTATAATTGTTTTTGATTTTAGTTCAAAAGGATTAATTAACCAAATAGTCCAAGGTGAAAAAATAGGTACGTATATTGGCAATAGACTTCAAGTTCAAAAGCGTTAA
- a CDS encoding elongation factor Ts, translating to MIFTAKDVACLRQKTGAGMMECKNALKEADGNLERASEILRQKGLIQAAKKAEKTALEGIVISKISNDKKNGVIIEINTQTDFVAKNDLFLSLAKTVADITLNNRPKSIDGLLKSTLNGTTISELISNKIAIIGENIQIRRFEVCELGNTSGIIGTYIHPIGNKIGVLVKLITNGDAVVCAVELEQLAKDIAMHIAAAQPQPEFIDKTKIPLEIIENERRIELGKEDLAQKPKEIAEKIVKGRLDKILSQRCLLDQPFIKDQSITIEKLIKDKSKLLNIDIQVAQFVRYNVGESTEKTKEVQLNVTCQS from the coding sequence ATGATATTTACTGCTAAAGATGTAGCTTGCTTAAGGCAAAAAACTGGTGCTGGAATGATGGAGTGTAAAAACGCGCTTAAAGAAGCAGATGGAAATCTTGAAAGAGCAAGCGAAATTTTAAGACAAAAAGGATTAATTCAAGCAGCAAAAAAAGCTGAAAAAACTGCACTTGAAGGTATTGTTATAAGTAAAATTTCTAATGACAAAAAAAATGGAGTGATAATTGAAATAAACACCCAAACTGATTTTGTTGCAAAAAATGATTTATTTTTAAGTTTAGCAAAAACAGTTGCAGATATAACTTTAAACAATAGACCTAAATCTATTGATGGTTTGTTAAAATCTACACTTAATGGAACTACAATCTCAGAATTAATCTCAAACAAGATTGCAATAATTGGTGAAAATATACAAATAAGAAGATTTGAGGTCTGTGAATTAGGCAACACAAGTGGAATCATTGGAACCTACATACATCCAATTGGAAATAAAATTGGAGTTCTCGTTAAATTAATTACAAATGGAGACGCTGTAGTTTGTGCAGTAGAGCTTGAACAGCTTGCAAAAGATATTGCAATGCACATTGCTGCAGCCCAACCACAGCCTGAATTTATAGACAAAACAAAAATACCTCTAGAAATCATTGAAAATGAAAGAAGGATTGAGCTTGGTAAAGAAGATTTAGCACAAAAACCAAAAGAAATTGCTGAAAAAATTGTAAAAGGAAGATTAGATAAAATACTTTCACAAAGATGCTTGCTTGATCAACCTTTTATAAAAGACCAAAGCATTACAATTGAAAAATTAATTAAAGACAAAAGTAAACTATTAAACATTGACATTCAAGTTGCACAATTTGTACGATACAATGTTGGAGAAAGCACAGAAAAGACAAAAGAAGTGCAGCTTAATGTAACATGTCAAAGTTAG